The Kordia sp. SMS9 DNA window GTAATTATGAAGTAAAAAAGAAAGTCTAGAAAAAATCTAACATCTTGATTCTATATTCTTGAATCCAATCTACACAATCCTCAAATGCGATTGCTTGCCGTAAAAATCGTCTAAAATTTGTTTGGTAAGGGCAACATCGTTTTTATGGACTTTCAACGAAATACCACCAATTGCGTTCGAATAGAAAGGAAATACACTCAACATCATATCATTTTCAAATACATAGTTAATGCCTTTATGATCTAACACAATACGCAAAATAGCATATTCATAATGATATGTAAACGTAGCGACCGTTACAAAATGAGTCATAAATTAAAAAAATAAAATTGTAATCATTTAAAAATAAGAAAACTAGTTCAAATAATACGCATCAATCGCTGCATTTTTTATAGAATCTTGCGGAACTTCTACAGCTCTAATATCATCACGAAAGTCGTTTTTAGTTTTCAAAGAAGAATTAATATAACTACCAAACGAGAGCACTCCGGTAACGAAGATGGTAACAAATAGTAAGATGACTTTATATACTCTTTTCATGACTTTTTACATCAAAATCGGTTTGATACTTGTTCTATAGACGAAACAAAAACAAAAATGTTACAGTTTTTTTAAGATTTTTTTAACTTTTCAATACAAAAATCGACTTTTTGTTTAACTTTTAAATACTAATTTCAATATTTTTTTGAAGAAAAAAGTACCAATGTACGTTTAAAATGGCTAATAATAGTTTCAAAATTTCGTTAGTTTCGAAACAACAAACGGCAATACATTCGGTAAAACTTCCGCAGTAAATCCGCCCATTCCAAGCAATTCTCCATCTGCTTGAACGTATACATTTTCTTGAAAAGTATCAATACGAACGGAAGAAGTTTTAAACGTTTCTACTTCAGAATGATTCACAATAGCACCGTTAAACAAACCAAGCACATTTTTTAACAAATTCCACAATGTAAAATTTTTTGCTACAGACACATCAAACAGTCCATCTACAGGATCTACATCTTTTGTTAATTGCATGCCACCACCAGAATATTGACAAATTCCAACAATCGTCAACAAGGATGTACTGGTGATTTCTTTCTCTTTACTTCTAATTGAAAATTTAGAAGATTTATAACGAATCAATCCCAAAACGGTAGATACCAAAAAAGAAATGGCGCCTAAAAATTTCAACTTTTCATTGCGTTTCACCACATATCCATCAAAACCCAATCCAGCAACATTATTAAAATACACCGTTGTTGCTTCACTCAGCAATGACAGCTTTCCAATATCTTGAAAAATAGTATGTTCTTCTTTAATAATTTGGACTGCTTTGGCAATATTCTTCGAAATTTGATGTGTTTTTACCCAATCATTTCCAGTACCTAACGGAATCACGGCGAGTTTTATTTCTGTACGTGAAACCTTTTGTTGCTGCATCAAACCATTGACAATATGATGCAAGGTTCCATCGCCACCAACGCTGACAAACTTTCGATAGCCAGCTGCTAAGGCTTTTAGCACAAGCTCATATTCGTGCTGAGGTTTTGTAGTGAATTCAAATGTATACGGAAGATTGTTCGCTTCAAAAGCTGCGGTAATTTGTGTCCATTTTCGCTTCCGGGAGAAGCTTCCCGAAGTCGGATTCACAATCAAAAACCATATATTTTTACGCATACATAACATCAATTTAATGTGTTGCAAAATACGAATTGTAAAATATTTATATCTTTGCAACAGAATTATTACTGCTTCTCTCCTATTTTTATGTTTTATAATGAAACTGTTAATTTCCTAGAAACATAATTTTCCTGACATAATAAATTTGTACTTTTCATGAAAAAGTAACACAAAGTAAATTGCGTACAGCAACCTTTGAAAAAAGAAAATCTCGATGATCGAGTAAAAGAATAAAAAAGTAGTTTCGGTATGCTTTTTTAAAGAATCAAATAATAATAATAACACATACCGAAAACATACACGAAATCGTGTAAAACAGAATGATATAATGACAAGAAAGAAAAAAAAGAAATCGCATAAAATTCCAAATCTTACGGATGCGATCCTTCAAATATTTAAAAAATCTTCCAACAAAGTATATAATTACAAACAAATAGCTGCTATGCTGAATATAACAGATACCAGCGGAAGAAATCAAATCATAAAAACACTCAACAAACTCAAAGCAAAACAAAAAATTGAGGAAATTGATCGTGGAAAATACCGTGTTGTTGGTTCTACAGAATACTATACCGGAATCATAGACATGACTTCGCGCGGACAAGGTTATGTAATTTGCGATGAATTTGAAGAAGATATTTTTGTTCCAAATCACAAAATAAATCGAGCACTCGATGGTGATGAGGTAGAAGTTTATGTGTACAAACGCAGACGAAACAATCGTCCTGAAGGTGAAATTACCAACATTGTAAAACGTGCCAAAACCGAATTTGTTGGTGTGTTGCAAATGCAAAAAAACTTTGCGTTTGTGGTGGTTTCCAATCAAAAAATGTATACAGACATCTTTGTTCCAAAAAATAAAATAAACAATGCAGCAGATGGCGACAAAGTCATTGTTGAAATTGAAGACTGGCCAGCACGCGCCGATTCTCCTTTCGGGATTGTAAAACAAGTACTTGGAAAACCTGGCGAACACAATACAGAAATTCACTCGATTCTAGCTGAATACGGATTGCCGTACGAATTTCCAGAACATGTAGAACGCTCTGCAAACAAACTAGACACTTCTATACAAACCGATGAAATCAAAAAACGTCGCGACATGCGTAAAGTGTTGACATTTACGATTGACCCTAAAAATGCGAAAGATTTTGATGATGCGTTATCGTTTCAAATATTAGAAAATGGAAACTACGAAATCGGAATTCACATTGCTGATGTTTCACACTACGTACAACCAGGAACTGTGTTGGATGATGAAGCATACGAACGTGCAACTTCGGTGTATTTAGTAGATCGTGTAGTACCAATGTTACCAGAAATACTCTCCAATGGCGCATGTTCCTTACGACCAAATGAAGAAAAATATACCTTTTCTGCCGTCTTTGAACTCACTAACAAAGCGGAAGTAAAAAATCAATGGTTTGGACGTACAGTTACGTATTCTGACAAACGATTTGCGTACGAAGAAGCACAAGTCATCATTGAAACCAAAGGCAACGAAATTCCTGCGGATATTTCCCTTACGGGAGAAGCGTACAAAGTATCTCCTGAAATTGTAGAAGCAACTTTAAAACTAGACGAACTTGCCAAAATCATGCGTGGAAAACGCATGCGACAAGGTGCTATTTCGTTTGACAAAGTAGAAGTTCGTTTCAACTTAGATGAAGATAACAATCCAGAAGGTGTGTATTTCAAAACGCAAAAAGATGCCAACAAACTCATTGAAGAATTCATGTTGTTAGCCAACAGAAGTGTGGCGGCATTCATTGGAAAACAAGAACCGGAAAAAACATTCATCTATCGTATTCACGATGAACCTGATGTAGAAAAACTGGCAAATCTGCAAACGATCATTTCACGATTTGGCTATGCATTGAATCTAAAATCGAGAAAAACGACAACCAATTCCTTAAATCAACTCTTGGAAGATGTCAAAGGAAAAGGCGAACAAAATATGGTAGATACACTTGCAATTCGAAGCATGAGTAAAGCAAAATATACCACCAAAAACATTGGGCATTACGGGTTGGCGTTCGATTACTATTCGCACTTTACCTCGCCAATTCGTCGGTATCCTGATGTGATGGTGCATCGTTTATTGCAATACTATTTAGATGGCGGAAAATCGGCAAATGCAGAAGAATATGAAGAAAAATGTGAACATTCGTCCAACATGGAAGGTTTGGCTGCCAGTGCGGAACGTGATTCTGTGAAGTATATGCAAATCAAGTTTATGCAAGACCACAAAGACGAAGAATTCTTAGGCGTAATTTCAGGTGTGACGGAATGGGGAATTTACGTAGAAATCATTGCCAATAAATGTGAAGGTATGGTTCGCATTCGTGAAATCAAGGATGATTATTACACTTTTGATGAAAAGCAATATGCCTTGGTTGGTGAAATCACCAAAAATATGTATCAACTCGGTGATGAAGTTGTGGTAAAAGTCAAAAACACCGATTTAGTCAAGCGTCATTTAGATTTCGACCTTATCGGAAAACGTGTTGAGGTAGAAGCTTAAAATAATGTACTAATACCAAATCTACTGTAAAATAAGTATGAATTGCATTTTACAGTAGATTTGGTATAATTTTGTAATTTGAAAATATATTAGTTCATTGAGGCACTCGAAATGAACTTTTTTATACTGTAACATATTTCAAAAAGAAATACTAACGTATCAAACAATCATAAATCTAAAATCCATATGATCTTTACTACTACAGACAATTTTCAAAACCGAGAAATCATCGAATACTTAGGCTTAGTTTCTGGCATGACATATAGTGTAAACTACTCTTACAAAGGCATGTCGTTCAAAGACATGTTCAACATGAAAAAATACTATGCACAAGTAGAAGAAGCGATCGAAGAAGTGAAAGAAAAAACATTTCAAAAATTACAAGACAACGCTTCAAAACTCAATGCTGATGGCGTTGTTGGGATTCATGTAGATATGGAAATCAGTGCTGGAGGAGCAGTTATGGTTAGCATTACTGGAACTGCGGTGAAACTGAAATAAAAAAAGCTCGATTCCTAAAAACCGAGCTTCAACATATTCAAACTTTAGGAATACTAATACTCTTCATCCAAACATAAACAAGCAACTTCGCAAGCTAATGGACCAAAACTTGTAGTAGGTCCAGCACCGCAATAAAGGCCTGGAATAAAGGAATAAAAACTTCCTGTTCCACCTGTAACCTCATCGTGATTCAATTCAGAAACCTTTTGTTTGTTTAATTTTAGCGATTTTAAGTTCTTTTTTTTCATAATTATAGTTTTGAAGTTTTCATTGTAAAACTACTAAATGTAAACAGATAAAAATTACGGTAAAACCGTAAATAGCAGTCATTTAAACGAAGTTAAATCAAAGAAATTTCTTATAAAAAATACATCTTTTTAAAAAAATTAAATAAAAACTGTAACAATATGTTTTTTAAATACTCTTTACAAACAAACACTAAAACCAAAGGTTATGAAACATATATTCACATGTATTTTTTGTGTACTCGCATACGCAGTTACAGCGCAAACGCCCATTGAAAAACAAGTAGGCGATTTTGACGAAGTAAAAGTATTTGATTTGATAGAAATCAACTTAATCAAATCAGAAGAAAGTAAAGTAGTCATTACGGGTGCCGATACCGAAGATGTTGAAATTGTAAACAAACGCGGAAAACTAAAAATACGCATGAAATTTGATCGTATTTTTGACGGATCGCAAACGTTTGTAGAAGTATATTACAAAGATGTAGACATCATCGACGCCAATGAAGGTGCTATCATTGTAGCAAACGAAACCATGACACAACCCTATTTGAAATTAAAAGCGCAAGAAGGCGGCAGAATCATTGCCAATTTAGAAGTAGATAATTTAGATTCAAGAGCAGTTACAGGCGGTATCATAGAAACATCTGGAAAAGTAAAACACCAAGAAATTGTACTAAACACAGGTGGAATTTACGAAGGTAAAAAATTACTAACAGAACAAACCAAAGTCAAAGTGAGTGCTGGTGGCGAAGCGTATGTTTCTGCCTCTGTACTTGCAGATGCTAGAGTAAGAGCTGGTGGATACATTGAAATTCACGGTGATCCAGAAACCGTCAAAAAAAATAAAGTTTTCGGTGGAAAAATAAAAGTAAAATAACACACATATTATATATTCATCAATCAATTTTGAAAACGTCTAAACTGCCATTTAGACGTTTTTTTAGTGAAACCCATCATTGAAAAGCAACGCGCATTCAATGATGTTGGTTGAACTAATACCGCTGTAGAGCGGTATCTTATACAATGAATCTATTGGATTAATTTGATTTCTGCTTTAACTACGAAACGAATCAAAACGTGCACAATTATTTATTAAACCAATACTACAGAATACGTAGAAAAATAAAATGACCAGTCATTTTATTTTATACATGAATTGATATAAATTGTACACTAAATTAAAACTGATACTATGAAAAAATTACATACATTTTTTGCACTGCTGCTGTGTTTAGGATTTTCGTCAATACTCACGGCTCAAGAAGAAAAAATAACACCGCCAGCACAAGGAAAAGCGGTTATTTATCTCGTAAGAACTAGTTCGGCAGGATCGATCATCAATTTCAAATACTTTGATGGAGAAACATACCTTGGAAAATTCAATGGAAGAAAAGTATTCAGATACGAGTGCGATCCAGGAAAACATATCTTTTGGGCACGATCTGAAAATGTAGATTATGTAGAAGCTGAATTAAAAGCAGATGCCATATATCTATTGGAAGTAAAAGCTAGCTTTGGTTTTGTCAAAGCAGCCGTAAAATTTAATACGGTCGATTATTCCGATAAAAGACAAATGAAACGCATTTTCAGAATATTCAAAAAGAAAGAACTTATTGATTTGAATACACACGAACTTGTAGATGAATCTGAAAAAATATATGAGGATAAAACAAAAGAAGCAGACAAAAAAATCAAAAACGGTTTAGAAAAAATTGCCAAAAAGAAACAAAAGGGAAGAAAAGTCAAAAAAATAACACCAGAAATGGTATATAAAAAGCAGTAATTGCATCTCTTTTACTACTTTTGTTTTATGGTTGACGGATTACAATACGCAGTTTTATATGGATTATTCTTATCCTTTGTAGCTATTGGACCTATATTTTTTTTACTATTAGAAATAAGCATTACCAAAGGCTTTCGCAGTGCATTGGTATTCGATTTGGGCGCTATCTTTGCCGATATTGTCTTCATTTTTTTTGCATATTATAGTACCTCAGGTCTTATAGAAAAGATAAAAGACGATCCCAATCTAATCATTTTTGGCGGATTGATTCTCTGTGCATACGGAGTCATTTCCTATATAAAAACTTCCAAATCGTTTCGAAAAATAGTGCGAGAACACTACAGTGTAGACACGCGCAAAAATCTTTTTGGACTGTTCATCAAAGGATTCTTTCTAAACTTTATCAACTTTGGTGTACTAGCGGGCTGGATTGTTGCCATCGCAACCGCAAGCAAAATTACAGGCGATACCAAATACGGTTTGTTCATCTTTATTAGTACCATTTTGATCACGTTATTGGTGATGGACATTTCAAAAATTATGTTGGCAAAAAAACTAAAAAGTAAAATGACACCACGTTTTATCTTCAAAGCAAAAAAATGGGTGAGCATCATTATCATTGTTTTTGGAATCATTATGATTATGAAAGGCGGTTACGCCAGAATTACGTAAGAAACTAAAAAAGTAACAATATAAAAAAACCTCCTGATTATCAGAAGGTTTCTTTTTTTGGAGGCGTCGAGCGGATTCGAACCGCTGTACAAGGTTTTGCAGACCTCTGCCTAGCCACTCGGCCACGACGCCATATTTGAATGCAAATTTAACTAAATTTACATTCTATGCAACAAAAAACGAGGATTAAATAATAGTTTTATGAGCGTGTAGAAGTCATTTCAATCGTAACCATTTGAACATTACCACCAATTGGCGGATTTATTTTTGAAACCTCCACAGTTGCTTCATTTGCAATAGCAATTTCTTCAAAAATACGATTCAAAATACGTTTGGCAACATGTTCTAAAAGCTTAGAAGGAATCGTCATTTCTTCCTTTACAATTCTATTAATATGCACGTAATCAACGGTATCTTCCAATTGATCACTTTTTGCAGAAACTTGTAAATCTGCTTTTACAGCCACATCTACTCTATAATCACTTCCTATTTTGCTTTCTTCTTCCAAACATCCATGAAAGGCATACGCCTTAATGTTGGTAACACGAATAATTCCCATAAATAATGCTTCTTGATACCGCTAAAATACTGCATAAATGTCAAAATATCAACTTACAAACCTGCTAAAAAAAATTACGGTTTATCTTGTAAATTGTATCTAAAAAATACATGAACAAACTGATTTTGACGAAAACTTCAAAAAGCCAAATGCACGCATTATGTATTCATTATAATAGCTTCATAATGAATACAGTATTATTAAAATTTAAGCAAAAAAACAACCAAATTCATTTACTGATTGTTAAAGAATTAGCACATATTCCTTTACAAAGTTAAAAATGTTAATTTGTAAAGAAATCAAACACATTGCTAATAGCACTTGTTTTTGTTTTATAAAACTCAGTGTACGAACAACGATCACAGGTTACAGAAGTGTATTTCTGATTCTGTATATCAAATATTTTAGAAAAAGTTCCGCCAGTAGCTCGTAATTGTCCCACAGTATAGGTTCTGTTATTACATTTTGGACATTTGTAGTTAGGATGTTGCATAAATTTTTGTTGAGATGAATATTAAGTTTTATATCAAGTTAGTGTAAGATTGATTAGTATCGTTACAAGCAAACAAATTATTTCTCTTTTTGATCAGAATACTTTTCAGTAAAATATCCCAAAAGGTTTTTTCTTAGATATTCGCTTGAATTGCTTAATTTTGTCGCTCTATTTTAATACGTATTTGAACAAAAAAGAATGTCTGAAGAAGCAAAATCACTCAATTTTATTGAGCATATCATCGAAGAAGATTTGGCAAATGGAATGTCAAAAAATACCTTGCGTTTTCGATTTCCTCCAGAACCAAATGGGTACTTACACATTGGACATACCAAAGCGATTGGTATCAGTTTTGGTTTGGGCGAAAAATACAATGCACCAGTAAATCTTCGTTTCGACGATACCAATCCTGCCAAAGAAGAACAAGAATATGTAGACGCCATCAAGCGCGATATTGCTTGGTTGGGTTACCAATGGGCAAACGAATGTTACTCTTCAGATTACTTTCAACAATTATACGATTGGGCAATAGAACTCATTAAAGACGGAAAAGCCTATGTAGATTCGCAATCGTCGGAAGCTATGGCGGAACAAAAAGGAACGCCTACGGAAGTAGGAACCAACAGTCCGTACAGAGACCGAAGTGTAGCAGAAAACTTAGACTTGTTTCAACGCATGAAAAATGGCGAATTTGAAGCAGGAACACACGTATTACGTGCCAAAATTGACATGGAAGATCCAAACATGCTCATGCGTGATCCGTTGATGTACAGAATATTATATGCACATCATCACAGAACTGGCGACGATTGGTGTATATACCCAATGTACGATTGGACACACGGAGAAAGTGATTACATTGAGCAAATTTCACACTCGTTATGTTCCTTAGAGTTTAAACCACACAGAAAGCTCTACAACTGGTTCAAAGAGCATGTGTACGATTATAGCAAAGACGAATATCCATTGCAACCAAAACAACGCGAATTTGCACGTTTAAACCTAAGTTATACCATTATGAGTAAGCGTAAATTGCTCAAATTGGTAGAAGAAAACATTGTTTCTGGTTGGGACGATCCGCGCATGCCAACCATTTCTGGGTTGCGCAGAAGAGGTTACACGCCAGCAGCAATCAAAAAATTTGTAGAAACAGTTGGTGTTGCCAAACGTGAAAATGTCATTGATGTTTCACTATTGGAATTTTGCATTCGCGAAGATCTAAACAAAACTGCCAATCGTGTGATGGCGGTCTTAAATCCTGTCAAACTTGTCATTACAAACTATCCAGAAGGAAAAGTAGCATGGTTAGAAGCTGAAAACAATCCAGAAGACGCTGCTGCGGGAAGTCATAAAGTGCCTTTTTCAAGAGAATTATACATTGAACGCGAAGATTTTAAAGAAGAAGCAAGTAGCAAATTCTTTAGATTGACACTTGGAAAAGAAGTGCGACTCAAAAATGCGTACATCATCAAAGGAGAAAATGTAGTGAAAGATGCGGATGGAAACATCACAGAAATTCACTGTACGTATGACGTAGACAGTTTAAGCGGAAGCGGAACAGAAGCAAGTGTTCGCAAAGTAAAAGGAACGCTTCATTGGGTTTCTATTGCACATGCAATGCAAGCTGAGGTGCGTGTATACGATCGTTTATTCTCGGATGAAGCGCCTGATAGTCACAAAGACAAAGACTTTATGGAATTTGTCAATCCGAATTCATTACATATTGTGAATGCCTTTGTAGAACCCTATTTAAAAGAAGCAACCATAGGTGATCGTTTTCAATTTCAACGTTTGGGATATTTTTCTGTAGATGAAGATACGACGGCTGAAAAGCTCATTTTCAATAAAACGGTTGGTTTGCGTGATACGTGGGCGAAACAAAAAAAGGTTGCTGAGCAAGGTAGAAGCAAACCGCAACAAAATCAACCAAAAGCACAAAAAAATCAGCACCAACGCCCACCAATTGAAGAAATCAAACAATTAGGTAAAAAATATACCAATCTTCCAGAAGAAAAGCAGCAAATTGCCAAAGAGAAGATTCAAACCCTAGCACAAAATGTTGCCTATGAAGACTTAGAACCGTTATTTGCAACGGCAGCTAAAAAAGCAGGAACACGTATTGCTGCGATGCTAACGTTAGGTGTTTTACTGAAAAATGGTCAAGAACGCAACGCGACTATTGATGAATTCATTGAAAAAGCATTGCAAGACAAAAATGAATTGTTAGTAACGGAAGCACAGCAACTGTAACAAAACAAACGAGATATATTACCTATAAAAGACTGTACATAAAAAAGTACGGTCTTTTTTAGTAAAAATAACGACGAATAGCTACTAAAAATAGCACATCTCTCCTATTTCTCTTTTAAAAATAATCACAAAAAATCTTTGGAATGTGATATTCAAAAAGCGACACTTTTTAGCGTGCTTTTCTATTCCTTTTGGAATATATACTTCGCACACGAAAAATCAGTAAAATCAAGAGTTATTTTGAATTTGATGGAAAAAGAAAGCCATTGAAAAATCAAAAACAGCTAAATATTCAGAGAAAATAATAGCAAATCACTAGAAAATAACAGTGCTAAAAACCTAAAAAAGACCTACATAAAGCTACGATATCGTTATAAATCTTAACAATTTTTTGCTAACTAATCATTATATTAGCGAGCTAAATATATTTTTAATAAAAAAAGCCATCATTAAATCAACGTTAATGATTATGAAAATGCATTTAGACCCTAACAAAAACTTAATTAAAATTGTCATGAAAAAAATTACTCTAGCGAAGCGCTTTGCAGGCTCTTTCATTCCCTTGTTAGTGGCATTACTTTTATTAAACACTACCTTTTTAACTGCACAGAATACTGTGTATTTTCAAGATGAAGTGATTACAATGCCAAACAATATTTCAACATTTACCTGGAATTCAATGCCAGAATCTGCCAAACTTGATGGTGGATATTTTGCTTGGGTTCGTTTCAGTGAAACACCCGTACAAGCAATACAAAATGATTTTGCACAAAGAAATCTAAGACTTATTGAATACTATCCGGATAAAACATACTTAGTACACGTTCCTGAAAATACGGAAGTATCGTATCTGCAAGAAGCAGGAATCATTTCTGTTATTCCCGTAGATAACAATGTCAAAAAATCATCACAAATAAAATTAAACAACATTGACGATCATGCGATGGAAGGAAACAGCATGGTAGTTATGTTAGAATATCACGATTTTATTGACAAAAGCTATATAAAAAGAACGCTTTCCAACATCAACGCTGTAATTATTAAAGAAGATTACAGCAGTAGTAACTATCTTCAAGTAGCAATTCCTACAAGTCAAGTGGATGCGGTAGTATCAAAACCTTTTGTAAAGTGGATTGAATTAATTCCACCACCAGCAATCTTAGAAGACGTTAGAGGTAGAAGCATACACAGATCTTCAAACTTAGATTCGCAAACACCAACTGGTAGAAACTATACCGGAGAAGGCGTAGGTTTATTAGTGCGTGATGACGGAGTTGTTGGGCCACATATCGATTTTCAAGGAAGATTGAACACGGTAACCACAGCAAACACTGGAACACATGGTGACGGTGTGTCTGGAATTATGACAGGAGCCGGAAACTTAAACCCTAGTTTTAGAGGAATGGCAGCAGGAAGTGATGTATATGTGACGACAATTGCAGTTTCCTTTTTAGATGGTCCTACGGTGGATTTATTTAATGATGGAACAGTACAAATTTCAAACAACTCATACGGAACCACTTGTAATGGTGGCTATACATCTGCAGCAAGAACAGTAGACACGCAAATAAGTACCATTCCATCTGCATTGCATGTATTTTCAGCTGGAAATTCTGGAGGTTCTAACTGCGGTTATGGAGCAGGCGCAGGCTGGGGAAATATTACAGGAGGCGCGAAACAAGGAAAAAATGGAATTGCCGTAGCAAACACGTTCTTCAATGGAAGCTTAGCAAATTCAAGTAGTCGTGGACCAGCAT harbors:
- a CDS encoding DUF2007 domain-containing protein, whose product is MTHFVTVATFTYHYEYAILRIVLDHKGINYVFENDMMLSVFPFYSNAIGGISLKVHKNDVALTKQILDDFYGKQSHLRIV
- a CDS encoding diacylglycerol kinase family protein, which gives rise to MRKNIWFLIVNPTSGSFSRKRKWTQITAAFEANNLPYTFEFTTKPQHEYELVLKALAAGYRKFVSVGGDGTLHHIVNGLMQQQKVSRTEIKLAVIPLGTGNDWVKTHQISKNIAKAVQIIKEEHTIFQDIGKLSLLSEATTVYFNNVAGLGFDGYVVKRNEKLKFLGAISFLVSTVLGLIRYKSSKFSIRSKEKEITSTSLLTIVGICQYSGGGMQLTKDVDPVDGLFDVSVAKNFTLWNLLKNVLGLFNGAIVNHSEVETFKTSSVRIDTFQENVYVQADGELLGMGGFTAEVLPNVLPFVVSKLTKF
- the rnr gene encoding ribonuclease R — protein: MTRKKKKKSHKIPNLTDAILQIFKKSSNKVYNYKQIAAMLNITDTSGRNQIIKTLNKLKAKQKIEEIDRGKYRVVGSTEYYTGIIDMTSRGQGYVICDEFEEDIFVPNHKINRALDGDEVEVYVYKRRRNNRPEGEITNIVKRAKTEFVGVLQMQKNFAFVVVSNQKMYTDIFVPKNKINNAADGDKVIVEIEDWPARADSPFGIVKQVLGKPGEHNTEIHSILAEYGLPYEFPEHVERSANKLDTSIQTDEIKKRRDMRKVLTFTIDPKNAKDFDDALSFQILENGNYEIGIHIADVSHYVQPGTVLDDEAYERATSVYLVDRVVPMLPEILSNGACSLRPNEEKYTFSAVFELTNKAEVKNQWFGRTVTYSDKRFAYEEAQVIIETKGNEIPADISLTGEAYKVSPEIVEATLKLDELAKIMRGKRMRQGAISFDKVEVRFNLDEDNNPEGVYFKTQKDANKLIEEFMLLANRSVAAFIGKQEPEKTFIYRIHDEPDVEKLANLQTIISRFGYALNLKSRKTTTNSLNQLLEDVKGKGEQNMVDTLAIRSMSKAKYTTKNIGHYGLAFDYYSHFTSPIRRYPDVMVHRLLQYYLDGGKSANAEEYEEKCEHSSNMEGLAASAERDSVKYMQIKFMQDHKDEEFLGVISGVTEWGIYVEIIANKCEGMVRIREIKDDYYTFDEKQYALVGEITKNMYQLGDEVVVKVKNTDLVKRHLDFDLIGKRVEVEA
- a CDS encoding YbjQ family protein, yielding MIFTTTDNFQNREIIEYLGLVSGMTYSVNYSYKGMSFKDMFNMKKYYAQVEEAIEEVKEKTFQKLQDNASKLNADGVVGIHVDMEISAGGAVMVSITGTAVKLK
- a CDS encoding head GIN domain-containing protein, whose amino-acid sequence is MKHIFTCIFCVLAYAVTAQTPIEKQVGDFDEVKVFDLIEINLIKSEESKVVITGADTEDVEIVNKRGKLKIRMKFDRIFDGSQTFVEVYYKDVDIIDANEGAIIVANETMTQPYLKLKAQEGGRIIANLEVDNLDSRAVTGGIIETSGKVKHQEIVLNTGGIYEGKKLLTEQTKVKVSAGGEAYVSASVLADARVRAGGYIEIHGDPETVKKNKVFGGKIKVK
- a CDS encoding LysE family translocator produces the protein MVDGLQYAVLYGLFLSFVAIGPIFFLLLEISITKGFRSALVFDLGAIFADIVFIFFAYYSTSGLIEKIKDDPNLIIFGGLILCAYGVISYIKTSKSFRKIVREHYSVDTRKNLFGLFIKGFFLNFINFGVLAGWIVAIATASKITGDTKYGLFIFISTILITLLVMDISKIMLAKKLKSKMTPRFIFKAKKWVSIIIIVFGIIMIMKGGYARIT
- the folB gene encoding dihydroneopterin aldolase produces the protein MGIIRVTNIKAYAFHGCLEEESKIGSDYRVDVAVKADLQVSAKSDQLEDTVDYVHINRIVKEEMTIPSKLLEHVAKRILNRIFEEIAIANEATVEVSKINPPIGGNVQMVTIEMTSTRS
- a CDS encoding zinc ribbon domain-containing protein — encoded protein: MQHPNYKCPKCNNRTYTVGQLRATGGTFSKIFDIQNQKYTSVTCDRCSYTEFYKTKTSAISNVFDFFTN
- a CDS encoding glutamine--tRNA ligase/YqeY domain fusion protein, coding for MSEEAKSLNFIEHIIEEDLANGMSKNTLRFRFPPEPNGYLHIGHTKAIGISFGLGEKYNAPVNLRFDDTNPAKEEQEYVDAIKRDIAWLGYQWANECYSSDYFQQLYDWAIELIKDGKAYVDSQSSEAMAEQKGTPTEVGTNSPYRDRSVAENLDLFQRMKNGEFEAGTHVLRAKIDMEDPNMLMRDPLMYRILYAHHHRTGDDWCIYPMYDWTHGESDYIEQISHSLCSLEFKPHRKLYNWFKEHVYDYSKDEYPLQPKQREFARLNLSYTIMSKRKLLKLVEENIVSGWDDPRMPTISGLRRRGYTPAAIKKFVETVGVAKRENVIDVSLLEFCIREDLNKTANRVMAVLNPVKLVITNYPEGKVAWLEAENNPEDAAAGSHKVPFSRELYIEREDFKEEASSKFFRLTLGKEVRLKNAYIIKGENVVKDADGNITEIHCTYDVDSLSGSGTEASVRKVKGTLHWVSIAHAMQAEVRVYDRLFSDEAPDSHKDKDFMEFVNPNSLHIVNAFVEPYLKEATIGDRFQFQRLGYFSVDEDTTAEKLIFNKTVGLRDTWAKQKKVAEQGRSKPQQNQPKAQKNQHQRPPIEEIKQLGKKYTNLPEEKQQIAKEKIQTLAQNVAYEDLEPLFATAAKKAGTRIAAMLTLGVLLKNGQERNATIDEFIEKALQDKNELLVTEAQQL